The proteins below are encoded in one region of Methanoculleus taiwanensis:
- a CDS encoding V-type ATPase subunit subunit G family protein, producing MKTEVLKSIKKTEEEYQAMISAAQAERKKNLYDAEMEAENLILKATTDAEEYKKQRLAAARGQAQQKYTEIVKKGEQSAETLKAEGSKKLDTAVDYIVSRFKEQLNVTA from the coding sequence ATGAAGACCGAGGTCCTGAAGAGCATCAAAAAAACCGAGGAAGAGTATCAGGCGATGATCAGTGCTGCGCAGGCGGAGAGGAAGAAGAACCTCTACGATGCGGAGATGGAAGCTGAAAACCTGATTCTGAAGGCAACAACCGATGCCGAGGAATACAAGAAGCAGCGTCTTGCCGCCGCACGGGGACAGGCGCAGCAGAAGTATACTGAGATCGTCAAAAAAGGAGAGCAGAGCGCCGAAACACTGAAAGCGGAAGGCAGCAAGAAACTCGATACTGCTGTCGATTATATCGTTTCACGTTTTAAGGAGCAGCTGAATGTTACGGCCTGA
- a CDS encoding type II secretion system F family protein, whose translation MRFQPVSRLRQGIHWWVTRDPIRYRSLRADMIAANIGMTVDHYLLRAVAIGMLVGAVWAVIGFLAANLFLTPLLSIRVYNVFNIALPSLVPADISFGFLRVIATAVIFLVGLYLTYAFLIRYPSFQKSSRATKINLLLHNAVSYMYAMRRGGAHMMVIFRSVAENSSIYGEVSHEFRRIVRDTDYFGYDMITAIKHLQETTPSEKMRDFLQDLISVIDSGGDVLEFLGTRVRMYQEEARFEQKTFLNTLQLAAESYVTLFVAGPLFIIIIMVVMGFMGTAPIMELSVVTYLLIPLGSLVFILFIDMISIKGENVERYIGTKWLHEFSDIRTEEREGEDALFAQLERYDRFRKVRGFLRHPFQTFLIEPNRTFYVTVPIALVYIVYTILSTPQYADIEIVIDIIDDHLAFAVLIILLPFGIFYQLWRNKVMGIEAGIPDFLDRLSGINQVGLTLAQAISILVKANLGVLTYEVKRIKRDIEWGANINEALIRFEERIRTPAIARTVTLITKASQMTGDIGEVLNIAARDAEMSEVLKRERFAEMFIYTVIVYLVFFVFLFVVVVIDSQFLSVLADIDTQGLKGVGGAIQMGNAPIMTFERLLYHTCLLQALFSGLIAGEMGEASIRAGIKHAAVMIVITIAVFTIFL comes from the coding sequence ATGAGGTTTCAGCCAGTATCCAGGCTCCGGCAGGGGATCCACTGGTGGGTAACCCGCGACCCGATCCGGTATCGGAGTCTTCGTGCGGATATGATCGCGGCCAACATCGGCATGACCGTCGATCACTACCTCCTCCGTGCGGTCGCGATAGGCATGCTGGTGGGTGCAGTCTGGGCGGTCATCGGCTTTCTTGCGGCAAACCTCTTTCTCACTCCGCTTCTCTCGATCCGGGTGTATAACGTCTTCAATATCGCACTCCCGTCGCTCGTCCCTGCCGACATCTCGTTCGGGTTCCTCCGGGTAATCGCGACGGCTGTCATCTTCCTCGTCGGTCTGTACCTGACGTATGCCTTTCTTATCCGGTATCCCTCGTTCCAGAAGAGCAGCCGGGCGACCAAGATCAACCTCCTCCTCCACAACGCCGTCTCGTACATGTACGCCATGCGGCGGGGTGGCGCTCACATGATGGTCATATTCCGCTCGGTCGCGGAGAACTCGTCGATCTACGGCGAAGTCTCTCATGAGTTCCGGAGGATCGTCCGGGACACCGACTATTTCGGCTATGATATGATCACCGCCATCAAACATCTCCAGGAGACGACGCCTTCCGAAAAGATGCGGGATTTTCTCCAGGATCTCATCTCGGTGATCGACAGCGGCGGCGACGTCCTCGAGTTCCTCGGAACCCGGGTCAGGATGTACCAGGAGGAGGCGAGGTTCGAGCAGAAGACCTTCCTCAATACGTTGCAGCTCGCTGCCGAGTCGTACGTGACTCTCTTTGTGGCAGGCCCGCTCTTCATCATCATCATCATGGTCGTCATGGGGTTCATGGGCACCGCGCCGATCATGGAGCTCTCGGTCGTTACCTATCTGCTCATTCCGCTCGGTTCGCTCGTCTTCATCCTCTTCATCGATATGATCTCGATCAAGGGAGAGAATGTCGAGCGGTACATCGGAACAAAGTGGCTGCACGAGTTCTCCGATATCAGAACCGAGGAGCGGGAGGGGGAGGATGCCCTCTTTGCGCAGCTCGAGCGCTACGACCGGTTCCGGAAGGTGCGGGGATTTCTGCGTCACCCCTTCCAGACGTTCCTCATCGAACCGAACCGGACGTTCTACGTCACCGTGCCGATCGCCCTCGTCTACATAGTTTATACCATCCTCTCGACACCGCAGTATGCCGACATCGAGATCGTCATTGATATCATCGACGACCACCTCGCCTTTGCCGTCCTGATAATCCTCCTCCCCTTCGGCATCTTCTACCAGCTCTGGCGGAACAAGGTCATGGGTATCGAAGCGGGAATCCCCGACTTTCTCGATCGCCTCTCCGGGATCAACCAGGTAGGACTGACGCTCGCGCAGGCGATCTCGATCCTTGTAAAGGCGAACCTCGGCGTGCTCACCTACGAGGTCAAGCGGATCAAACGGGATATCGAGTGGGGCGCCAACATCAACGAGGCACTGATCCGGTTCGAAGAGCGGATCCGCACCCCGGCCATCGCCCGCACCGTGACGCTGATCACGAAGGCCAGCCAGATGACCGGTGATATCGGTGAGGTCCTGAACATCGCCGCCCGGGATGCAGAGATGTCGGAAGTATTGAAGAGAGAACGCTTCGCAGAGATGTTCATCTACACTGTGATCGTCTATCTCGTCTTCTTCGTCTTCCTCTTCGTTGTGGTCGTCATCGACAGCCAGTTTCTCTCGGTGCTGGCGGATATCGATACCCAGGGACTCAAGGGTGTCGGCGGCGCTATTCAGATGGGGAATGCACCTATCATGACCTTCGAACGTCTCCTCTACCACACCTGCCTGCTCCAGGCACTCTTCTCGGGACTGATCGCAGGAGAGATGGGCGAGGCGTCTATTCGGGCGGGTATCAAGCATGCAGCGGTCATGATCGTCATTACGATCGCCGTCTTTACGATCTTCCTCTGA
- a CDS encoding V-type ATP synthase subunit E family protein gives MGLEAVVDEIREKGRREVEAIRAETRKDVDEILQNAQRRAESIKIAAEEDAERQVAHIVNQEVSAANLIVKRQVLNAQKKLLDQVYQASLAAVRDLPADFHAKALAGLLEQAAKEIDEGVVHCNERDIPALQDIISSSKTLTGYSVGTAVDIPGGIIVESTDGELQIDYSYRTFLNDVWESELKDASDILFG, from the coding sequence ATGGGACTTGAAGCTGTCGTCGATGAGATCAGGGAAAAAGGGCGAAGAGAGGTAGAGGCGATCCGTGCGGAGACCCGCAAAGACGTCGACGAGATTCTGCAAAACGCCCAGAGGCGTGCAGAATCCATCAAAATCGCCGCTGAGGAGGACGCTGAGCGCCAGGTGGCTCACATCGTGAACCAGGAGGTCTCCGCGGCCAACCTCATCGTCAAGCGTCAGGTCTTGAACGCCCAGAAGAAACTCCTTGATCAGGTCTATCAGGCCTCACTAGCCGCTGTCAGGGATCTCCCGGCAGACTTTCATGCGAAGGCTCTTGCCGGACTGCTCGAGCAGGCAGCGAAGGAGATCGACGAGGGTGTGGTGCACTGCAATGAGCGGGATATCCCGGCACTGCAGGATATCATCTCCTCATCAAAGACCCTGACGGGCTACAGCGTAGGTACGGCGGTCGATATCCCCGGCGGTATCATCGTCGAGAGTACGGATGGCGAGCTGCAGATCGACTACAGTTACCGGACGTTTCTGAATGATGTATGGGAATCAGAGCTGAAGGATGCATCTGATATCCTGTTTGGGTGA
- a CDS encoding YqhA family protein — MQTEPIYHFRYISIIAVVASFFAAVLMFVIGAERTLTGFSYYLQGHEVTVKEGVTITHDAAAMFMIVDAVDAFLFGLVLLIFCFGVFNLCVRHIDGDEMEKVPRWLRVDSIGHLKTSLAQLIIVILFVNVLEFVIFEGTHAMTWTTLVIPLSVVLLAAALRLMHAK; from the coding sequence ATGCAAACCGAACCGATCTACCACTTCCGATACATTAGCATCATCGCCGTCGTGGCCTCGTTCTTTGCCGCGGTGCTCATGTTCGTCATCGGGGCGGAGCGAACCCTCACCGGATTCTCCTACTACCTGCAGGGTCACGAGGTGACCGTCAAGGAAGGAGTGACCATAACACATGACGCAGCCGCGATGTTCATGATCGTCGACGCCGTGGACGCATTTCTCTTCGGATTGGTGCTTCTGATCTTCTGCTTCGGCGTCTTCAACCTCTGTGTCAGGCATATCGACGGGGACGAGATGGAGAAGGTACCCCGGTGGCTTCGGGTGGACAGCATCGGGCACCTCAAAACGTCGCTTGCCCAGCTGATCATCGTCATCCTCTTCGTGAACGTCCTTGAGTTCGTCATCTTCGAAGGCACTCATGCCATGACCTGGACGACACTCGTGATCCCGCTATCAGTCGTCCTGCTTGCCGCAGCACTCCGGCTGATGCACGCCAAATAG
- a CDS encoding type II/IV secretion system ATPase subunit, producing the protein MSMLRDDETRRIPEETLEQISPLQADGLTELSGTIGGETAPVPSGTPEAPPNHRRELGDLTLPDTGNIAPAEILRYLEPSDAALSRRNPAAFLSEAVRKFLPAGRPAIPPVSALRRPVGLIEEYSPAKHGYLVHAEVPADYEEKERYWVAEGCSEVCIARNKQTNQDEYLLFEPVLSHFEYDLLERLYEDLRDVLILTEEEMATDRRRVLFEKVQTLLKEYGLTLEESSLFKLQYYILRNFLGWSRIDALMKDPQIEDISCDGIGIPIFLYHRRYRNIKTNITFEESALNSLAITLAQRSGKHISIGNPMLDATLPDGSRLQLTLGTEVTTRGTSFTIRKFREVPFTPVELIESNTFDVDALVYFWMAIENNRSLLFIGGTASGKTTSLNAVSLFIPPLAKVVSIEDTREITLYHENWIASVTRESVSEGLGATISMFDLLKAAMRQRPEYILVGEVRGQEAQTLFQAMNTGHTTFSTMHAGVVDAAIHRLESAPLNVPRNMIQALDIVSVQALIYQGRERVRRCQEIVELAGIDPITGNLQVNNVFEYDPVSDTFSFTGRSRIYNEIMEFRGWTREQLEGEIAVRRQILEAMRIQGITDYISVSRIIQAYSIDRKTVLEHIDDLSSVGRMG; encoded by the coding sequence ATGTCAATGTTGCGAGACGACGAAACCAGACGGATTCCGGAGGAAACTCTGGAACAGATCTCTCCGCTTCAGGCCGACGGCCTGACGGAGTTATCCGGGACTATCGGAGGGGAAACGGCTCCGGTGCCGTCCGGTACGCCGGAGGCACCGCCCAATCATCGCCGGGAACTTGGCGACCTCACACTGCCCGATACCGGGAATATAGCACCGGCAGAGATCCTCCGGTACCTCGAGCCCTCGGATGCGGCTCTCTCACGGAGAAACCCGGCGGCGTTCCTGAGCGAAGCCGTCCGGAAGTTCCTGCCGGCCGGCCGGCCGGCCATACCGCCCGTATCGGCTCTTCGGAGACCTGTGGGTCTTATTGAGGAGTACAGTCCGGCGAAGCACGGCTACCTGGTTCACGCAGAGGTGCCCGCAGACTACGAGGAGAAAGAGCGCTACTGGGTCGCGGAGGGATGCTCGGAGGTCTGCATCGCGCGCAACAAACAGACAAATCAGGATGAATACCTTCTCTTCGAGCCGGTGCTCTCCCACTTTGAGTACGATCTCCTCGAACGGCTCTATGAAGATCTGCGGGATGTCCTGATCCTCACCGAGGAGGAGATGGCCACCGACCGGCGGCGGGTGCTCTTTGAGAAGGTGCAGACGCTCCTGAAAGAGTACGGCCTCACCCTTGAAGAGTCGTCGCTCTTCAAACTGCAGTACTACATCCTGCGGAACTTCCTTGGGTGGTCGCGGATCGATGCGCTGATGAAAGACCCCCAGATCGAGGATATCTCCTGCGACGGCATCGGCATTCCGATCTTCCTGTACCACCGGCGGTACCGCAACATCAAGACGAATATCACCTTCGAAGAGTCGGCCTTAAACTCGCTTGCCATCACCCTCGCCCAGCGGTCGGGCAAGCATATCTCCATAGGTAACCCGATGCTTGATGCGACGCTCCCCGATGGCTCCAGGCTGCAGCTGACGCTCGGGACGGAGGTCACCACCCGCGGCACCTCGTTCACCATCCGGAAGTTCCGCGAGGTGCCGTTCACCCCCGTCGAGCTGATCGAGTCGAATACCTTCGATGTCGATGCACTGGTCTACTTCTGGATGGCTATCGAGAACAACCGGAGCCTGCTCTTTATCGGGGGAACTGCATCCGGCAAGACGACCTCGCTCAACGCGGTCTCGCTCTTTATCCCGCCGCTTGCGAAGGTGGTCTCGATCGAGGATACCCGTGAGATCACCCTCTACCATGAGAACTGGATCGCGAGCGTCACCCGCGAGTCGGTGAGCGAAGGGCTTGGTGCGACGATCAGCATGTTCGACCTCTTAAAGGCGGCTATGCGCCAGCGGCCGGAGTACATCCTCGTCGGTGAGGTTCGCGGCCAGGAGGCGCAGACGCTCTTCCAGGCGATGAACACCGGCCACACGACCTTCTCCACCATGCACGCGGGCGTTGTGGACGCGGCAATCCACCGGCTTGAGAGCGCTCCGTTGAACGTTCCCCGGAACATGATCCAGGCGCTCGACATCGTCAGCGTCCAGGCACTCATCTACCAGGGCAGGGAGCGGGTCAGGCGCTGCCAGGAGATCGTCGAACTCGCCGGGATCGATCCGATCACCGGTAACCTGCAGGTAAACAACGTCTTTGAGTACGACCCCGTCTCCGATACTTTCTCCTTCACGGGCAGGTCACGGATCTACAACGAGATCATGGAGTTTCGGGGATGGACGAGGGAGCAACTCGAAGGCGAGATCGCCGTGCGCCGGCAGATCCTTGAGGCGATGCGAATTCAGGGGATCACCGACTACATATCCGTCTCCCGGATCATCCAGGCATACTCCATCGACAGGAAGACGGTGCTCGAGCATATCGACGACCTCTCCAGCGTCGGCAGGATGGGATGA
- a CDS encoding alpha/beta hydrolase yields MPDRMHVPLGEGLLLIRGEHSFLLIGKAGRRYALRFETFEKEYSETVEPDDLIVVSGPEGGSVEAAGMLLELVRGNHIPLVILPKGHPGSKRLKMVVSVAPEILLACDIQRGTHPEQHLLCSSGELAGMRISGAEGGVEIERMPPCTTVEYWEPGRYSGDKQQYI; encoded by the coding sequence ATGCCGGATCGAATGCACGTACCCCTCGGTGAGGGTCTCCTCCTGATCCGGGGAGAACACTCTTTTTTGCTGATTGGAAAAGCGGGTCGGCGGTACGCCCTTCGCTTCGAGACCTTCGAGAAGGAATACTCCGAGACGGTGGAGCCGGACGATCTGATCGTCGTCTCGGGGCCGGAAGGCGGCTCCGTAGAGGCGGCCGGTATGCTGCTTGAACTCGTGCGGGGGAATCACATTCCGCTCGTCATCCTGCCGAAGGGTCACCCGGGTTCGAAGCGGCTCAAGATGGTCGTTTCGGTGGCTCCGGAGATCCTGCTCGCCTGTGACATCCAGCGCGGGACGCATCCCGAGCAGCATCTGCTCTGTTCGTCCGGCGAACTTGCTGGAATGCGTATCTCCGGAGCGGAAGGCGGTGTCGAGATCGAGCGGATGCCGCCGTGTACGACTGTCGAATACTGGGAACCGGGCAGATATTCAGGGGACAAACAACAATATATATAA
- a CDS encoding RAD55 family ATPase, which translates to MQDHLRVRMPTGLSSLDPVLDGGIPPGSVVLLLGEIGAGNSEFAHSSIVSLSLLKANGGGQNQHALLPAEIAYITFTKMREDVLNDITLSFNPGSYDLLQQEVVFDDLSELYFDASIVPPGWYGDGDIFSRLQKKQRKENGDILADLSHVLSSKQQNSLIILDSLTDIATTYMNDADWHTLIAFLRGLQRVAKRWNSTIYLLLTAGILEESKEIEIADCTDALILFRWEDVGAQRRQRIMYFEKFQGVMPYLEERDLVKFAVKISAANGFEVRNIRVVV; encoded by the coding sequence ATGCAGGACCACCTCCGCGTACGGATGCCTACCGGACTATCGTCGCTCGATCCGGTTCTCGACGGCGGGATCCCTCCGGGCTCGGTGGTGCTCCTTCTCGGTGAGATCGGTGCAGGAAACAGTGAGTTTGCACACAGCTCGATCGTATCACTCTCTCTCCTGAAGGCAAACGGCGGAGGGCAGAATCAGCATGCGCTGCTCCCTGCCGAGATTGCGTACATCACGTTCACCAAGATGCGGGAGGATGTGCTCAACGATATCACCCTCTCCTTCAACCCCGGGAGCTATGACCTGCTGCAGCAGGAGGTTGTCTTCGACGATCTCTCCGAGCTCTACTTTGACGCCAGTATCGTTCCTCCGGGGTGGTACGGGGACGGAGACATCTTCTCCCGCCTTCAGAAGAAGCAGCGGAAAGAGAACGGAGATATCCTGGCCGACCTCTCCCATGTCCTCTCCTCAAAACAGCAGAACAGCCTTATCATCCTCGATTCGCTGACCGATATCGCCACCACATATATGAACGATGCGGACTGGCATACCCTGATCGCCTTCCTTCGGGGGCTTCAGAGGGTTGCAAAACGCTGGAACTCGACGATATATCTCCTGCTCACCGCCGGGATCCTGGAGGAATCAAAGGAGATCGAGATAGCGGACTGTACCGATGCGCTGATCCTGTTCCGGTGGGAGGATGTCGGTGCACAGCGGCGGCAGCGGATCATGTACTTCGAGAAATTTCAGGGCGTCATGCCGTACCTCGAGGAGCGTGATCTCGTGAAATTCGCCGTGAAGATCTCGGCAGCGAATGGATTTGAGGTCAGGAACATACGGGTGGTCGTGTGA
- a CDS encoding ATPase produces the protein MVDFGTAELTLEMIQASQVGLKAVGAGLAVGLAGVGTGLGEMGIGAAAVGATAENKDMFGLALLFTVIPETIVIFGLVVALLLLF, from the coding sequence ATGGTAGATTTTGGAACAGCGGAACTTACTCTTGAAATGATTCAGGCATCGCAGGTTGGTCTCAAGGCAGTTGGTGCAGGTCTCGCAGTAGGCCTTGCCGGCGTCGGTACTGGTCTCGGTGAGATGGGTATCGGTGCTGCCGCAGTCGGTGCTACGGCAGAGAACAAGGATATGTTCGGTCTGGCACTGCTCTTCACGGTTATTCCTGAGACTATCGTCATCTTCGGTCTTGTGGTCGCACTGCTGCTTCTGTTCTGA
- a CDS encoding KaiC domain-containing protein has translation MKQQRVKLGIEGLDAMLSGGLLEHSICAVVGTYGTGKTTVALQFVYEGLAKGEKVIYISLEEREDFLRATMAQKGWDMDQYQDSFFLIRLDPTDFNIAISSIKSELPSLIKSVGAGRVVIDPISLFEGLFEDESVRRKEMFKFIETMRDETCTFLLTSETDKNNQFTSKYGLIEYLSDTVILLRYVRPTNIAEVHLALEVVKMRRSAHSREIKPFEILADQVMVYSEANVF, from the coding sequence GTGAAACAGCAGCGGGTAAAACTCGGGATCGAAGGCCTCGATGCCATGCTATCGGGTGGCCTCCTCGAGCACAGCATCTGTGCCGTCGTCGGCACCTACGGAACCGGGAAGACAACGGTCGCCCTCCAGTTCGTATACGAAGGGCTTGCGAAAGGCGAGAAGGTCATTTACATCAGCCTCGAGGAGCGTGAAGACTTCCTCCGCGCCACGATGGCGCAGAAAGGATGGGATATGGATCAGTATCAGGATTCGTTCTTCCTCATCCGACTCGATCCAACCGATTTCAATATTGCTATCAGCAGCATCAAGAGCGAACTGCCCTCGCTCATCAAGAGCGTCGGGGCGGGGCGTGTCGTCATCGATCCGATATCACTCTTCGAGGGGCTCTTTGAGGACGAGTCGGTCAGGCGAAAGGAGATGTTCAAGTTCATCGAGACGATGCGGGACGAGACATGCACCTTCCTCCTCACGAGCGAGACCGATAAGAACAACCAGTTCACGAGCAAATACGGTCTTATCGAGTACCTCTCCGATACGGTGATCCTCCTTCGGTACGTCCGTCCGACAAATATCGCGGAGGTACATCTGGCTCTCGAGGTGGTGAAGATGCGCCGGTCAGCACACTCCCGCGAGATCAAACCGTTCGAGATCCTGGCCGACCAGGTAATGGTCTATTCCGAGGCAAATGTCTTTTAA
- a CDS encoding pro-sigmaK processing inhibitor BofA family protein, whose protein sequence is MIEAIIAIVLAVAIAAAIYFLLKKAMSLVINAVAGLITLYLLNVFHVMSWFGAPDIEINLVSVLVCAFGGLAGALLLVLLHLVGITI, encoded by the coding sequence ATGATAGAAGCGATCATCGCTATTGTTCTCGCCGTAGCCATTGCGGCGGCGATCTACTTTCTGCTGAAAAAGGCCATGAGTCTCGTGATAAACGCGGTTGCCGGGCTTATCACGCTCTATCTGCTGAATGTCTTTCACGTAATGAGCTGGTTTGGTGCGCCCGATATTGAGATCAATCTCGTGAGCGTGCTGGTCTGCGCATTCGGCGGGCTGGCCGGAGCGTTACTCCTCGTTCTGCTCCACCTGGTTGGAATTACCATATAA
- a CDS encoding V-type ATP synthase subunit I produces the protein MLRPERMRRLLIAAPKGQIDAVIATLYRHNAYHIEDFVPESEAAVPVKIGMPRPGASEAASALIKLRAIENACGINPDEVVTKQKIPASKIRSIIERDLPPLQHEVEELLAERSRLETKQKEHEQRVRELEPFAAIPLEMEMYRGYERFSVFAGHIAKDVQIAVPHEKYFSDKVSGNIIVVIVQNSDREAVERTLLDAGFQAVPIPDETGSPKSRIDHYGGEIKRLEGEISSINRRIQDIKIQHSATLVACDELLTADVERAEAPLRFATTEETFVTEGWVPAAGAEKVKEALVSATGGKVYVTELEIEHPNDVPVEYQNPSFAKPSQLFMDLYSRPRYTEVDPTLMVSIVFPIFFGFILGDVGYGLILLLLSLGLRRIFTSAEGRQLLVSLRNASIASIIFGVLYSEFLGFALPWAPFIYSRHLNIGAHASEHGAQVAELLIVTIWIGILHITLGRVLGIRNARSVYHGKHAKQAMLANAGWLGVMWGIILAIWSMYAIPLMPDLSGLPALVMGLNAATILGAVLLLGGIIAIAQENVLEVIEIPTIISHVLSYARLAAVGLSSVAIAMVVNYIAIGMMIEPQLEEITVVGVLIIIVGIIVFLLGHTLNTALGILGGGLNSIRLHYVEFFTKFYKGGGKKYNPFGMEQKFTEE, from the coding sequence ATGTTACGGCCTGAACGGATGCGCAGGCTGCTTATTGCAGCTCCGAAAGGGCAGATCGATGCCGTGATCGCAACGCTCTACCGACACAATGCCTATCATATCGAAGACTTTGTGCCGGAGAGTGAGGCGGCCGTCCCGGTCAAGATCGGTATGCCCCGTCCGGGAGCAAGCGAAGCAGCTTCAGCGCTGATTAAACTCAGAGCCATCGAGAATGCATGCGGGATCAACCCCGATGAAGTGGTGACCAAGCAGAAGATTCCCGCTTCAAAGATACGATCCATCATCGAGCGTGATCTCCCCCCCCTTCAGCATGAAGTGGAGGAACTCCTCGCCGAGCGGTCGAGACTGGAGACGAAGCAGAAAGAGCACGAGCAGCGGGTCCGCGAGCTCGAGCCGTTTGCCGCGATTCCTCTCGAGATGGAGATGTACCGCGGATACGAGCGTTTTTCCGTTTTTGCAGGGCACATCGCAAAGGATGTTCAGATTGCCGTTCCCCATGAGAAATATTTTTCAGACAAGGTCTCCGGCAACATCATCGTTGTGATAGTCCAGAACAGCGATCGCGAGGCGGTTGAACGCACGCTGCTTGATGCAGGTTTCCAGGCAGTCCCGATACCGGATGAGACCGGGTCTCCAAAGAGCCGCATCGATCACTACGGCGGAGAGATCAAGCGGCTTGAAGGCGAAATTTCAAGCATTAACCGGCGTATTCAAGATATCAAAATCCAGCACAGTGCAACTCTGGTAGCATGCGATGAACTACTCACGGCTGATGTAGAGCGGGCGGAAGCCCCGCTACGGTTTGCTACCACGGAAGAGACGTTCGTCACGGAAGGATGGGTGCCTGCGGCCGGTGCAGAGAAGGTCAAAGAGGCACTCGTCAGCGCCACCGGCGGGAAAGTCTACGTCACGGAGCTGGAGATTGAGCACCCGAACGATGTGCCGGTCGAGTATCAGAACCCGTCGTTTGCGAAGCCGTCGCAGCTGTTCATGGATCTTTACTCCCGCCCCAGGTACACCGAGGTTGACCCGACCCTGATGGTGTCGATAGTCTTTCCGATCTTCTTCGGATTTATCCTCGGTGATGTCGGATACGGATTGATCCTGCTCCTGCTTTCGCTCGGCCTGCGGAGAATCTTCACGTCGGCAGAGGGGCGTCAGCTCCTGGTCTCGCTGCGGAACGCCAGTATTGCCAGTATTATCTTCGGCGTGCTATACAGCGAGTTCCTTGGGTTCGCGCTTCCCTGGGCACCGTTCATCTACAGCCGCCACCTCAATATCGGCGCTCACGCTTCGGAGCACGGAGCGCAGGTTGCGGAGCTCTTGATAGTCACTATCTGGATTGGTATCCTGCACATCACGCTCGGACGCGTTCTTGGAATTCGCAACGCCAGGAGTGTGTACCACGGCAAACACGCGAAGCAGGCAATGCTCGCGAACGCCGGATGGCTCGGCGTCATGTGGGGTATTATCCTTGCTATCTGGTCCATGTACGCGATTCCGCTGATGCCCGATCTCTCGGGGCTTCCTGCGCTCGTCATGGGTCTGAATGCGGCGACCATTCTTGGTGCCGTGCTCTTGCTCGGAGGCATTATTGCCATCGCCCAGGAGAATGTACTCGAAGTCATTGAAATCCCGACTATCATCAGCCACGTGCTCTCCTATGCACGTCTGGCCGCGGTGGGACTCTCGTCGGTCGCCATCGCAATGGTGGTCAACTACATTGCCATTGGCATGATGATCGAGCCGCAGCTCGAAGAAATCACCGTCGTCGGTGTTCTCATCATCATCGTCGGTATTATCGTCTTCCTCCTCGGCCACACGCTGAACACGGCGCTTGGTATCCTTGGCGGCGGACTGAACTCGATTCGTCTTCACTATGTCGAATTCTTCACCAAGTTCTACAAAGGTGGAGGAAAGAAGTACAATCCCTTTGGAATGGAACAGAAGTTTACGGAGGAATAA